A genomic window from Sphingobacterium sp. BN32 includes:
- a CDS encoding IS256 family transposase, whose product MKEQTPFDFERFKAEALQGLSEGKSLSPNDGVLAPLMKHLLESMLSGEMDNHLEEEKASGNSNRRNGKTKKTVRGPHTGTFELETSRDRSGTFEPKIVPKRQLIITEQLEGHVLSMYAKGMSMRGISDFIREMYAMEISATEISRITESVMPAVNEWRSRPLEAVYPFVFLDCMHYKVRQNGTVESRAIYNILGIGMDGRKDLIGLYSSEHEGAKFWLSVLTDLKQRGVEDILIACIDGLKGFPEAIEAIFPKTRIQLCVVHQIRSSIRYVTDKDKREVIADMKPIYRAVNEEMGYENLLLFEEKWGKKYPLAVKSWLENWVNLSTFFEYDQHIRKIIYTTNPIEGMHRQIRKITKTKGAFNSEQALLKLMYLIIRDISKKWTMPAHNWALTISQLYIKFGDRIRLDKSF is encoded by the coding sequence ATGAAAGAACAGACCCCATTTGACTTTGAACGCTTCAAGGCAGAAGCGCTTCAAGGATTATCCGAAGGCAAGAGCCTATCTCCCAATGACGGCGTTCTGGCGCCCCTGATGAAACATCTATTGGAATCGATGCTTTCGGGCGAGATGGACAACCATCTTGAAGAAGAAAAAGCCTCAGGCAATAGTAATCGTAGGAACGGCAAGACCAAAAAGACGGTCCGGGGTCCGCATACGGGCACCTTCGAGTTGGAAACGAGCCGCGATCGATCTGGAACGTTCGAGCCTAAGATTGTCCCCAAACGCCAATTAATCATTACAGAACAGTTAGAAGGTCATGTTTTGAGTATGTATGCCAAAGGTATGAGCATGCGTGGTATCAGCGATTTCATCCGTGAAATGTATGCTATGGAGATTTCCGCGACAGAGATTTCTCGGATTACCGAAAGCGTCATGCCTGCTGTCAATGAATGGCGAAGTCGCCCCTTAGAAGCTGTTTATCCTTTTGTATTCCTGGACTGCATGCACTATAAGGTTCGTCAGAACGGAACGGTAGAATCAAGAGCCATCTACAATATATTGGGTATAGGTATGGATGGTCGTAAAGACCTGATCGGGCTTTATAGTTCAGAACATGAGGGCGCTAAATTTTGGCTTTCGGTTCTTACAGACCTAAAGCAACGCGGTGTTGAGGATATCCTGATTGCCTGTATTGACGGGCTTAAAGGCTTCCCTGAAGCTATAGAGGCCATATTTCCAAAGACTAGGATCCAGCTCTGTGTTGTTCATCAGATCCGTTCGAGCATACGCTATGTGACAGATAAGGACAAAAGAGAAGTAATAGCCGACATGAAACCAATCTACCGAGCGGTCAATGAAGAAATGGGTTATGAGAACCTGCTGCTGTTCGAGGAAAAATGGGGGAAGAAATATCCACTAGCAGTTAAGTCATGGCTGGAAAATTGGGTAAATCTTTCCACCTTCTTCGAATATGACCAGCATATACGGAAGATTATATATACGACTAACCCCATTGAGGGGATGCATCGACAGATCAGAAAGATAACCAAGACAAAGGGAGCTTTCAACTCAGAACAGGCGCTCTTAAAACTAATGTATTTGATCATCAGGGATATTTCCAAAAAATGGACAATGCCCGCACATAACTGGGCATTGACAATATCCCAACTCTATATCAAATTTGGTGATAGAATCAGGCTAGATAAGAGCTTTTAG
- a CDS encoding esterase encodes MRIAPLISLFLFILCLSHSAEGQENIGKKLADVRSPEVAADNTVTFNLIAPQAKEVFVLGNWLSADSPTGDKLKMTKNADGLWSATQNAMGRDLYLYNFLVDGVRITDPLNVYQIRDVSNVFNYFITNGAQAELYKTHAVPHGTLTKVWYPSAINHAERRMSIYTPPGYESSKKSYPVLYLLHGMGGDEEAWPSLGRVTQIMDNLIAAGQIVPMIVVMPNGHTSNSAAPGNSEKGEYAVEFRTPDVGTGEMESNFKEIINFAEKHYRIKKGKKNRAIAGLSMGGSHTMVISATYANTFDYVGLFSAAYRLSDAANIAVYDNFDQNLLQQKKNGTALYWIGMGKTDFLYKTGETYRKKLDDIGMKYTYYESEGGHTWSNWRDYLVKFSGLLFRE; translated from the coding sequence ATGAGAATAGCTCCTTTGATTTCACTCTTTTTATTTATTCTGTGTCTTAGCCATTCCGCGGAGGGACAAGAAAATATTGGTAAAAAGCTAGCGGATGTACGCTCGCCCGAAGTTGCGGCTGATAATACGGTCACTTTTAATCTTATTGCTCCGCAGGCCAAGGAGGTTTTTGTGTTAGGGAATTGGTTGTCTGCCGACTCTCCGACAGGCGATAAGCTAAAGATGACGAAGAATGCCGATGGCCTTTGGTCCGCTACGCAGAACGCTATGGGGCGCGACCTATACTTGTATAATTTTTTGGTTGATGGGGTGCGGATCACTGACCCTTTAAATGTATATCAGATTCGCGACGTGAGCAATGTGTTTAACTATTTTATCACCAATGGGGCGCAAGCAGAGCTTTATAAAACCCATGCTGTTCCGCATGGAACATTGACCAAAGTATGGTATCCATCTGCAATTAATCATGCGGAGCGAAGAATGAGCATTTATACGCCGCCAGGATACGAAAGCTCTAAAAAGTCATACCCGGTATTATACCTTCTGCATGGTATGGGTGGCGATGAGGAAGCATGGCCAAGTTTAGGACGCGTGACTCAGATCATGGATAACCTGATTGCTGCCGGACAGATCGTGCCGATGATTGTGGTGATGCCAAACGGGCATACTTCGAACTCTGCGGCACCTGGCAATTCCGAAAAAGGGGAGTACGCTGTCGAATTCCGTACGCCAGATGTTGGGACAGGGGAGATGGAATCAAACTTTAAGGAAATCATAAACTTTGCAGAGAAGCACTACCGCATAAAGAAAGGAAAAAAGAATAGAGCCATCGCAGGGCTGTCAATGGGTGGGTCGCATACCATGGTGATCTCCGCCACTTACGCCAATACATTTGACTATGTCGGTTTATTCTCCGCAGCCTACCGCTTATCGGATGCCGCTAACATTGCTGTTTACGACAATTTCGACCAAAACCTTTTGCAACAAAAGAAAAATGGGACTGCCCTCTATTGGATCGGAATGGGAAAGACAGATTTTCTGTATAAAACCGGAGAAACCTACCGCAAGAAACTAGACGATATCGGAATGAAATATACCTATTATGAATCCGAAGGTGGACACACCTGGTCGAACTGGCGAGATTATTTGGTGAAGTTTAGTGGGTTGTTGTTTAGGGAGTAG
- the purH gene encoding bifunctional phosphoribosylaminoimidazolecarboxamide formyltransferase/IMP cyclohydrolase, with translation MNHPVKIKNALVSVYYKDNLAPLIQLLHTYGVTFYSTGGTEAFIRDLDIPVERVEDLTGYPSILGGRVKTLHPNVFGGILSRRPLAEDKQQLDQYEIPEIDLVIVDLYPFEETVASGAAEQDIIEKIDIGGISLIRAAAKNFNDVVIISSKNDYTELEEILKNQEGATSLEQRKSFAKRAFNTSSHYDTAIFNYFNQEEPIEVFKQSEQKAQTLRYGENPHQKGVFFGNLDAMFDKLNGKELSYNNLVDVDAAVAIIDEFQEPTFAILKHTNACGVASRNTIKDAWLAALACDPVSAFGGVLICNAEVDKETAEEINNLFFEVLIAPSYSEDALQVLTAKKNRIILRRKEVALPSQQFKTLLNGVILQDKDNTVEGPKEMTAATEVKPTEEQLKDLYFANKIVKHTKSNTIVFAKDGTLIASGVGQTSRVDALKQAIEKAQSFGFEIKGSVMASDAFFPFPDCVEIAGDAGVVAVLQPGGSIKDQLSIDMANEKGVAMVTTGVRHFKH, from the coding sequence ATGAATCATCCTGTTAAGATAAAAAATGCATTGGTTTCAGTTTACTACAAAGATAACCTTGCGCCTTTAATTCAATTATTACATACTTACGGTGTTACATTTTACTCAACTGGCGGTACAGAAGCGTTTATCCGCGACTTGGACATCCCTGTAGAGCGTGTTGAGGACCTTACAGGTTACCCTTCAATCTTAGGGGGCCGCGTAAAAACGTTACACCCGAATGTATTCGGAGGTATTTTATCCCGTCGCCCATTGGCAGAGGATAAACAACAATTAGATCAATATGAGATTCCAGAAATTGACTTAGTCATTGTTGACCTATATCCGTTTGAAGAAACTGTAGCTTCTGGTGCTGCTGAGCAAGATATTATTGAGAAGATTGATATCGGCGGAATTTCTTTGATCCGCGCTGCTGCAAAAAACTTCAACGACGTGGTGATCATCTCTTCAAAAAATGATTACACAGAATTAGAGGAAATCTTAAAAAATCAGGAAGGTGCAACAAGTTTAGAGCAACGTAAATCGTTTGCAAAACGCGCATTCAATACTTCTTCGCATTATGACACGGCGATCTTCAACTACTTCAACCAAGAGGAGCCAATCGAAGTGTTCAAACAATCGGAGCAAAAAGCACAAACGTTGCGTTACGGCGAAAACCCACACCAAAAGGGGGTATTCTTCGGAAACTTAGATGCAATGTTCGATAAATTAAACGGTAAAGAACTTTCATACAACAACTTAGTAGATGTTGATGCGGCAGTTGCTATTATCGATGAATTCCAAGAGCCAACATTCGCTATCTTGAAACATACCAATGCTTGTGGTGTTGCTTCCCGCAATACCATCAAAGATGCTTGGTTAGCAGCCTTAGCATGTGACCCTGTATCTGCATTTGGTGGCGTTTTAATCTGTAATGCTGAAGTCGATAAAGAAACAGCCGAAGAAATCAACAACCTATTCTTTGAGGTGTTGATCGCTCCTTCATACAGCGAAGATGCTCTTCAAGTATTGACAGCTAAGAAAAATCGCATTATCCTTCGTCGTAAAGAAGTAGCATTGCCTTCACAACAGTTCAAAACCTTGTTGAACGGTGTTATTCTTCAAGACAAAGACAATACTGTTGAAGGCCCTAAGGAAATGACTGCTGCTACCGAGGTAAAACCTACGGAAGAGCAACTAAAGGATCTTTACTTTGCCAATAAAATCGTTAAGCATACGAAATCAAATACGATCGTATTTGCTAAAGATGGTACCCTAATCGCTTCTGGCGTAGGTCAAACGTCACGTGTTGATGCTTTAAAACAAGCAATCGAGAAAGCACAATCTTTCGGTTTCGAAATCAAAGGCAGTGTGATGGCATCGGATGCCTTCTTCCCATTCCCTGACTGTGTCGAAATTGCTGGTGACGCTGGTGTTGTTGCCGTATTGCAACCAGGTGGATCCATCAAAGATCAATTGTCAATTGATATGGCTAACGAAAAAGGAGTTGCTATGGTGACTACAGGCGTTAGACATTTTAAACATTAA